The sequence below is a genomic window from Blastopirellula marina.
CCCGCCTGGAAGCAGGTTTCCTCCGACGCAGTAGACACGCGCGATCTGGGCATCCTCGAGAAGTTACGTGGCCAAACCAATCGATTCGTGGTAGCGAACGGCGGCAGCTATGTCCCGCTGGCCGTCCGACAAGGCAAGCTGGTCGAGACCGACGATCGAGTCAATGGCAAAGCCACCAGCGCCGGCACGCCCTTGAAAATGGCTTCGCGCAATGAAGGATTCGGCAAGATCGTGCTTGTTGAGAAAAGCCCTTTTCCAGGCACAGTCGGTTCCTGGGAACGCATCTTTGCCACTTTTCACGGAGATCGACTGGCATGGTTTCAGCGGCACGGTATGTCGCGTCTCCGCGAGAACCTCGGCTTCTGGGAGTTTCTCATCCCTGGGGTGGGCGTCGCTCCGGTAACCACGTTCGAACTCTTGATTACGCTGTTCGTGATCTTGATCGGCCCGGTCAACTATTTTGTCTTGCGTTCGATAGGACGTCTCAACTTTTTGATCGTGACCGTCCCCCTGGGAGCATTGATGGTCACAGCCGTACTGATGACCTACGCGATGCTTTCCGATGGGCTGAGCACCAAGTCGCGTATCCGCACGGTTACCTTGCTGGATCAAGAAACCGGCCGCGGAGCTAGCTGGAGTCGCCAGGCCTACTATGCCGGGCTGGCCAGTTCATCAGGGCTCAACTACCCCGTAGATGCTGCGGTCTATGAGTACGAACAGTATCCCCTAACCGAGCACACAGGTCAGAAACGCATGACGTGGAGTGATGATCAAGTGCTGCAAGGTGGTTACTTTCGCTCGCGAGTGACGCAGCAGTTCCTGGCAATCCGTCCTTTTCAGACGCCACATCGCCTGGCCGTTTCGACACAAGATGGCAAGCTATCGGTCAAGAATGAACTAGGGACGAAGGTTTCTCACTTGATCCTCCTCGACGAGCAGGGAGTGCAACAATTTGCAAAGGACATCCCAGCCGAAGCGGAGAAGCCGTTACTCATGGCGACTTCGGACGACCTCAGCGAATTCCGTCGACTGATCAATCAATGCACCCTGAGCCTCCCTGAAGGATTCGAGCGTCGCGCCTACGCCAGAAATTCTTCATACCGGGCCAACTATTACGTTCAGTCGTCGAACATGCCGGAAATCTACCAAATGGACCCCTCCTTCAACCAGGCCCTCATCGAACGGGAAATCCAAAACCAGATGGCCCATACGTTCCATGCGATGGGCCCCCGAAGTTATATCGCGATCGTCGAGCACTTCCCCGAATCACCACTTGGGATGAATATTCGGGCAGGTGAAAAGAGCATCGAACTTGTGATCGGAAGTTGGTAAATGATCGCGACACGTAAGCCCGTGATTGAACTTCGCCGTCTGCATCGTTTCTTTGGACGCACCAAAGCGGTTAACGACGTTTCGTTTGAAGTTTATCCCGGACAGGTATTCGGCTACATCGGCCCCAATGGTGCCGGCAAAACAACCAGCATGCGAATTCTCGCCACGCTTGATTTACCAACCGCCGGCGATGCCTTAATCGATGGCTATTCCGTCATCAACGATCCAGACCGAGTACGCCGCAGACTCGGTTTTATGCCAGACGCTTTCGGCGTTTATGCCAACGTGAACTGCCGGGAGTATCTCGACTTCTTCGCTCGCTCGTACGGTTTACGTGGCCGGGAACGCCGACTGGCAATGGATAGGACGATGGAGTTCACTGGCCTTGATGTTCTGGCCGAAAAGCCGATCAGTGGACTATCGAAGGGGATGAAGCAGCGTTTGTGCCTGGGACGTTCGATGATCCATGACCCCGCGGTGATGATCTTAGACGAACCAGCGGCAGGGCTGGACCCACGGGCGCGAATTGAACTACGGGAAATGATTGCCCGACTTGCGAAGGACGACAAGACAATACTCGTCAGTTCGCACATCCTGACCGAGTTGGCGGAAATGTGCGACGTTGTTGGGATCATCGAGCAGGGTCAACTCCTGGCAACCGGGAGCGTTGCTGACATCCAGCGGGGCCAGCTCACGCATAGTCGCGTTCGCGTACGCGTGCTCGAGAATACGGAAGGGCTCGCCAACTGGTTGAGTGAGAAGGATGGCTACAGCGAAATTGTCACCGATGGGGAACTGCTCCATTTCTCGCATGTTGGAGAACGAGCCGAGGAGGCCATCTTGCTCAAGGAGATGATTGAAAGCGGATTTCGTATCGCGGAATTTGGGGCACGCCATTCGACACTCGAAGATGTCTTCCTCAATGTGACGAAAGGACGCGTTCAATGAGCACCGCAGATCTTTTCCCAGAGTCAACGGCGTCACCAGAGCCAGCGAAATCCTCGTTTTGGCAAACCATTGACGAGAAACTGGAGGCGATCGGGGAGTATCTCAACCCGATTTTGGTGAAGGAAACACGCCAGGCGCTCAAGAGTCGGCAATTTGCCGTGACCTTCGCATTGGTGCTGCTTACCAGTTGGATTTGGTCGCTGCTGGCGATTTACTTTCGCTACCCTGGGATCCTCTATTCGCCCGATGGCCCCTTTCTGATGGTTGGCTATCTCGACATCCTACTCTTTCCGCTCGTGGTGATCATTCCCTTTTCGGCGTTTCGTTCGCTTGCCTCGGAACGGGAAGACGGAACCTTCGAACTGCTTTCCATTTCCACGCTCAGCCCGCGTCAGATCATTGTCGGCAAGCTCGTCAGTTCGATTGTGCAGATGCTGGTGTACCTCTCCGCATTAGCCCCCTGCCTGGCGTTTACCTATCTACTGCGCGGAATTGATATCGTCACGATCGTCTACGTGCTGCTTTGTGCCTTTCTTGCGTCCGTACTCTTATCGGGCGTCGGTCTAGTTCTCGCCTGCGTTACCCGCCAGCGACATTGGCAATCGGCCCTCTCGGTGATTGTGATCTTGCTGTTTATTTTCCTGTTTGTAATTGGACTGATCATTGGGTATGCCAGCGTCTACGAGGATGCGAGCTGGCGCGAATACGACAACCCCGATTTCTGGGCCACGACCGTTGCATTTTTCTCGGTCTATGCAAGTTACCTCTATCTTATTATCGAGGTTGCTTCGGCTCAGATCACCTTTGAAAGTGAGAACCGTTCGGCCGGCATTCGCCGTGGAATTCTCCTGCAGCATTTTCTCGTGATCGGATGGTTCGGCTACCTGGCGATCCGATTTCCCAGAAACGAAGAAATTCTCATGATCTTGATCACGATCTTGTGCTTGCACTGGTTCATCATGGGATCGTTTATCAACGGAGAATCCCCTGCGTTATCACCGCGCGTCAAGCGAACGATCCCCACTCTTCTGGCCGACCGCATCTGGAGAAATTGGCTGTTGCCTGGTCCTGATCGCGGTTACTTTTTCGTCGTTACATCGCTCGTCAGTGCCCTATTCATCGTGGCCGGCTTGGCATGGGGCAATACGCTAAATTCGCTCTCGCCATCCGACGCTCAGCATGCGGTGATGTTTTCCATTGGGCTAATTGGCTACACCATTTGCTACTTGAGCATGGGCAGGCTGATCATTCGTCTACTGAACATGATTTTCCGGGCCGATGTTTTTGTCTCAGTCATTCTGCATTTGATTCTCTTGATGGGGGGAGTCATGTTGCCACTGGTCTTTCAGGTGCTTACCAATCGCACGATGGATCGCAATTTCCATCACTGGACAAACCCCTTCTGGTTCTTCTTCGAAGGCATCGACGACCGCACATTCATGACCATGATGTTGCCTAGCATCTTTGTCGTATTCTTGGCCATTCTGAGTACGTTCCTCTTCCTCCTAAACCTATTCTTTGGTTCGCGAAACTTTTTACCCGATCGAGAAGTCGACCCACGTTTTCAGCCTGAGCTTCTTCCACCCACGGTAGACATCCCCAGCGACCCATTGGCGTAGTTCAGGTTATGACGATTATAAGGGCTTAAAGTGGCGGGCTCGTGCATTTGCTTTCGCGACACGGCAAGGCACTTCTTCACTGCGACCTATTCTTGCGAGGAGATTATTCGACTTAGAATGCAAGAAGCCTGACCATGAATTCCCTAGCTCGCTATCACCTGGCCGCTATCGCCGTGGGTGCCCTGCTCCTGGGCAGCTGTGGCTGTGGTTTTTCCCCTGTTGCTCCCTCAATGGAGTCGCCCAGCCAGGCATCGATGACCGTTCCCGATGCCCCTTCTGCGGTTAGCAAGGCACCGTCCAACACGTCAGCTACAGTTGCTACGAGTGAAACGACAGCGGTTAATCAGCACGAGTCGAAGCAGACATACCGAAACCCCTTCCGGCCACCATCGATCACGACACGCACGCTGCTTCCACAACAGGCCGAGTCCGGTGAAATCCGCTTGCTGGGAATCGCCAAGAGAGATTCACAGCACATTGCCTTACTGGAAACATCAGGCGACTTGCATAAGGCTGTCGTGGGAGACTTCATCAATGATTGGGAAGTCCTCAGCGTGAATGAATCTGAGACGACCCTGCGCCGCGGGCTCGAGCAGATGTCACTTAGAATCCGCTAACGAACCATCGGGAAACGCCGAATCACGTGCGACTCTCTAAGGATTGGCTCGGTATTGGCTGGCGTCTGAATCGGTTCTCCTTCGATCCATTGCGGTGCTGTCTCGTGTGCCGGCATTCCTCCCTCGGCCGACATACCACGTCGCGGATCAGGCCCGAAGGAGGTCGGACGTTTGCCTGGCGGTGGAGGGCTCATCTTAGGCCATGGGAACTGCGAGGCCTGTGGGATCGCGTCGAGCTTCGTGAAGCTTTCCTCGTAAGCATCCGTATGCCGGCAATTCAGTCCGGTCGTTGGGCAAGGGAGAATCTCGGTTCGCAAGAACACCACCAATTCACTTTCGCGAACCTGAGTCTGACGGTAACGAAATAACTTGCCGACGTACTTGATATCTTTCAAATACGGAATGCCGTTGTCGTTGCTGATGTCGACTCGCTGTCGTAAACCACCAATCACCAGAACCTGCCCGTCGGCTACACGTACGGTGGTACTGGTCTCTCGCTTATCGATGATTGGCTGAGGATTGGGGCCGTCGCTATACCCAG
It includes:
- a CDS encoding ABC transporter permease codes for the protein MSTADLFPESTASPEPAKSSFWQTIDEKLEAIGEYLNPILVKETRQALKSRQFAVTFALVLLTSWIWSLLAIYFRYPGILYSPDGPFLMVGYLDILLFPLVVIIPFSAFRSLASEREDGTFELLSISTLSPRQIIVGKLVSSIVQMLVYLSALAPCLAFTYLLRGIDIVTIVYVLLCAFLASVLLSGVGLVLACVTRQRHWQSALSVIVILLFIFLFVIGLIIGYASVYEDASWREYDNPDFWATTVAFFSVYASYLYLIIEVASAQITFESENRSAGIRRGILLQHFLVIGWFGYLAIRFPRNEEILMILITILCLHWFIMGSFINGESPALSPRVKRTIPTLLADRIWRNWLLPGPDRGYFFVVTSLVSALFIVAGLAWGNTLNSLSPSDAQHAVMFSIGLIGYTICYLSMGRLIIRLLNMIFRADVFVSVILHLILLMGGVMLPLVFQVLTNRTMDRNFHHWTNPFWFFFEGIDDRTFMTMMLPSIFVVFLAILSTFLFLLNLFFGSRNFLPDREVDPRFQPELLPPTVDIPSDPLA
- a CDS encoding ABC transporter ATP-binding protein; this encodes MIATRKPVIELRRLHRFFGRTKAVNDVSFEVYPGQVFGYIGPNGAGKTTSMRILATLDLPTAGDALIDGYSVINDPDRVRRRLGFMPDAFGVYANVNCREYLDFFARSYGLRGRERRLAMDRTMEFTGLDVLAEKPISGLSKGMKQRLCLGRSMIHDPAVMILDEPAAGLDPRARIELREMIARLAKDDKTILVSSHILTELAEMCDVVGIIEQGQLLATGSVADIQRGQLTHSRVRVRVLENTEGLANWLSEKDGYSEIVTDGELLHFSHVGERAEEAILLKEMIESGFRIAEFGARHSTLEDVFLNVTKGRVQ